The Fusarium fujikuroi IMI 58289 draft genome, chromosome FFUJ_chr01 sequence ATATCCTGGGTAGTAAAGTTTAGTATAGCCGGGACAATTTACCCAATCCCATGGCAATGAAGGAAGCTAGGAGGCAAGTGAGATGGAGATAGTGATGTGTAGTCGCCTGGTAAAAGCTGGGTAGCTCAGGTACCCTGGGCCTGGCCCAAGCTCTTTTGGAGACTGTCAGAAGTCAGAACTGGAGGGGCCTGGTCATCCATTCCTCTTGTGTGCCTGAGTTGGTGATAGGTTGGCGGGCAGGTAGGCATTTCTCTTCGGGCATTTTTGGTTGCTATCCGCACTCTTCTCCAAGTTGAAGAATACTGACCTAGGTGCCTAGGTTGATAATAAAAGTCGGTAAGCTTGTGAACATGAGCTAAGAGCGTGCAGTGTCACTGGCAACCCGACAACGGAAGACGGGACGGGATTGTGGGTGTGGAAGAAAATTGTGGATGTCAAAGTCCATGTAGATGTGGATGCTGGATGGCGACAAAATGGACCATGCTCCTTCCCGACTGGAACTCAAAGTTTTGAAACCAGAGAAGGAACCAATAGGAGAAGCGGCTTCTGGAACCCTGGACCGCCCACATCAACGGTTCTTAGGCAGATGCAAGGATGTTAGTGTTTAGCGGCCACGCATGCAGCACAAGTGCACATTCAATCGAACGTGAGTAGAAGGCATGGGCTAGACAGAGcggaagaaaaagaaaatcaGGGAATAGAAGTTTGGGTACTGAGTAGGTTGCTGGATACCTAAGTTATGCCTGATGCAAGCTTTTAGAGGCTATTGCAAAAGCTGAACTGTTtagaataggtaggtacttcTCTATTTCCCCCCTTGTTTTAAGGATGAATATTTATTTACAAGAGAAATAATTGAGGGGGGGCAGTAGGCACTTACCTAAGTTAGACAAAAACTGGGACACTCTTACCTGTAATTCTCTGCTTAAGTTTCCTGGTTTTTATCCGACCAaggtaagtacctacctacctacctgtaTGAAGGAAAGAATGGAAGGTGGGCAAAGGGAAAGAAGCCACAGGGCAACGCCCAACCGTCCCCGCTTCTTCAACCATCCGTTGCAAAGCCACGAGTTTTGGAAATAACCCTGGTCGACCCTTCATCTCGTTGGTGTTCGAGGCTAAAAAGACAGCCCATGTCTGAATTTATGCGACATTTACCTTAGCATGAGGCATGGCCATCGAGGTAATTAATTCCTAAATTGCGAGCTGGGCTTCTGGAGAAAGACCTGCAGCACCTTATCTTATTACCGCACCTTGCCTTGTTCCCCCCCCAGCTGTGCCTACCTTAGCCAAACATGGATTATgatcaagctcttgaagccAGCCCAGTCCTGGCGCTCGACGGAGCAAGTGTGTACATTTAATTTCgttcttcatctcgatgACCTCAATTTCGAGGAAAACCTGCAACCAGACATGTCGTATGCTAACTATGTACCTGGGTACTCCATATGGTTAGTAGGTAAAGTAATCAGAAAACGTCCCCCCACCAGGCAAGTTTGCAAAAGTCACTAAACGATACCCTGGCCTCGCGCAGGGGGTTTCAGAAAACCTCGGAGTTGAACAAAgaatgccaaaataaactcatcaaagatCCTCCTAAGCGTAGCGTTAACTTGCCCGAGCATTTTTATCATTTTGATcgaggtcctaagttttaTTGCACTCCCTAGGTAGCCTGGTAGGTATTACAAGACCATGTTCCCAGCTCAGCGGCAAACATCCAAATGCCCCAGGCTTAATGTGACACAACGTCGTCGGACCCTACCTTGCTCCAAAGCGTCTCATGGTTCACGTCTTTATCTCTCATCTCCAATGCCAGCCGCGTCTGCTGGTCTGCTTGTCCCATACGCCACACCATCCAGTCATACCTTGCTGCTGTTACTTGAATCTACCAAGACATGTACCTACTTAGCTACTGTAGACAGCCGCCTGCCATCCTCTTCTAACCATCTTGGGATATCTCCCCGGTTGGCTAAGCGGGTGTGATGAACGCAAGATGCTGCTTCTGGTGATGCACCTGTCCCTCGGGTTCTGGCCTATGGGAGTGTAGCTGCATGTGGTTGGACAATGCCCGCCTTTTCTTGTCGGCGCAAGTGAATAACATTCAAGTAAATTGACCAGTCCGAAATGTCTCGGTAATGAGGAAGAGCACGATGAAATCatatgttgatgctgagtaTGTATAAGGCATCACATTGACGGACCTTGGTTTTTCTCTCACATAGATATGTGGTCATGTCCTCCCTGAGGTATTGTATGTGAGAATGTCcatatttatattaaaaggacCCATCTACTGCAGGCTcaattataatagctaagCATGCGGAAGAGACAACTCATTTATGACCTGTCTACTCCTCTGGTTGTAGTAGCTATCGCTCATGTTGAATGGCTTTATCCCTTGATGCCATCCTATCCGCTGTtgagctttctttatatGGTCATAACATTGCAAGAACACGCAACAATGACATAAAACAGgaaaagaagacgaagaaattCAAATCAATAGAATGGCATCGCGCCCAGCCTTAGGAATGGACGAGGGTGGTTGGCTGTTCGTCATGGACGTAGTAGAGTGTCCAGGGAACGTGGGAAGAGGGGGTCTAGGAAAAGCCAAGAACGGAAACGACAGAGCCGTCGGTTCTGGGAAGCCAGACCTGGATcccaaaaagaaacaagggcAAAAAAGGCTTCCTTGTAGCTGTTGCTCGTTGTGTCCGTTCCCATTTCCGACGCGTTTTTAATCGTTTCCCCGCCCACAGTAGCCAGAGAGGAAATCTCGCTCTCGCTTACTGATTGCAATCAATACAGAGTATAATGTCACTTGCTCCAGTCCCTGCTTCGattgccatgccatgccatgctcAGGTGAATGTCTGTGGATTCAGCTACTCGGTGCGCCACCAAGTCTTTTCCCTCAACGGCATTTCGTCGCCTGAAGCTTTTCGGCTGccatcctcctctcccttGTATGCCCAGTATTCACTCAATCGCAGTTCAGCATATTGAGCATagtcaaagtcaatcttAGAAATGACAGCCTGGATTTGGGACCAGATACCCCAATAAAATCCTGGCACTCCTCGGTACGCATCAACCTCGGTCATGAGTTTCCGaacctcgtcctcttcatcgaccTCCTCGCCGgttaaagaaaaataagatTTGATGTACTCCCTCACAAATGCAAGTCGTTGATCCTGTCTGGGTACAGCCGAATAGTCACAGTCATACCCTGCCCACTCTGCGAAGTGGTTGGCCACGTCAAAAGCCGCAGGCGATGGTGTAGCATACTCGTAATCGATGAAGTCGACGGTAGGGGCcgcctcatcgtcttcgtgaATGATAACGTTGGCACACAGAAGGTCGCAGTGCGCAAATACAAGCTACGCACATAGGTTAACATTTTCCATCAGGTAACTGTGTGGTTATGAACGTACCCCATTCTTGCCCAAGCCAGGCCGCTGGCTCAGTTTTTGGACCATCTCTTTCAACTCTGCCTGCAGCAGTGCTTGCCTCTGCCGCTGAGCGTCCGTATCTGTGGGCAAGGCGAGGATCCATTTCTGCATGGTAGTCCACATATTAGGCGGAGCTTTTCCAGGGGCTGTATTATCAATTTGTTCTTGGCGAGACTTGTTGTTTTCGTCCAGAATACCGTTGGTATTCCCCTTGGTCTGGCTATCACCATTGGTGCCGGTGTTACCGTTGGCAAGCCCATTGAGTTTGGTCTCGCCATTTACATGCCTATCGTCCCGACTATGGTTGGGGTCTGGCAAGCAAGGTACAGTTGCGTGCCAGTGTGCAAGACGACGAGCGATGGCAGATAGTATTAGAGGTTCACGAAGATCCTGGGCACGTGCAGGTTTACCCAGGATATAACGGTACATCATGCCATTCTTGAAACGGGCAAGCAACTGAGTAGCAAGACCATATCTCATGAGCAGCTCATGGTTCTCAGCCTCACGTTCACGGTCAATGAGAACGGCAGTTCCATGACCGTAGGCTCTGAGTAGGATAGCATCCctgtcaacatcaagcttggACATGCCAGGACGGTGGTTGATGGCTTTTA is a genomic window containing:
- a CDS encoding related to ethanolamine kinase, with the protein product MTTSPPNLDFGHVPFLDLAYDNNESQDSARKLILTLMPDWASQDSNVEFVRFTDGITNTLLKAINHRPGMSKLDVDRDAILLRAYGHGTAVLIDREREAENHELLMRYGLATQLLARFKNGMMYRYILGKPARAQDLREPLILSAIARRLAHWHATVPCLPDPNHSRDDRHVNGETKLNGLANGNTGTNGDSQTKGNTNGILDENNKSRQEQIDNTAPGKAPPNMWTTMQKWILALPTDTDAQRQRQALLQAELKEMVQKLSQRPGLGKNGLVFAHCDLLCANVIIHEDDEAAPTVDFIDYEYATPSPAAFDVANHFAEWAGYDCDYSAVPRQDQRLAFVREYIKSYFSLTGEEVDEEDEVRKLMTEVDAYRGVPGFYWGIWSQIQAVISKIDFDYAQYAELRLSEYWAYKGEEDGSRKASGDEMPLREKTWWRTE